The Nitrospira sp. genome contains a region encoding:
- a CDS encoding methane monooxygenase/ammonia monooxygenase subunit B, with amino-acid sequence MNAKHAFKLWIMGFCGVATLAFTPVLDITPAFAHGERSQEPFLRMRTVNWYDTEWVGKSTKVNDVTELRGKFHLSEDWPRAVVKPTRTFLNIGSPSSVFVRLSSKINGTPMFVAGPMEIGRDYEYVVVLKARLPGHHHIHPMFAVKDAGPIAGPGGWMDITGRYEDFTNPIKTLTGETFDSETMGTATGIMWHLFWAAVAIFWVGFFMIRPMYLVRARVLAAYGDEILLDPIDRKVGAAVLIFVLVVVVVGYLAADSRHPVSVPLQAGETKVKPMPIKPNPFVVEVTHAEYDVPGRALRMTLHATNNGTEPVTIGEFTTAGIRFTNKMGAAKLDPNYPAELVASAGLTMDNEAPILPGQTVDIKIESKDVLWEVQRLVDILHDPDQRFAGLLMSWTEKGDRLINPIWAPVLPVFTRLGA; translated from the coding sequence ATGAACGCCAAACACGCCTTTAAACTCTGGATAATGGGATTTTGCGGGGTGGCGACGCTGGCATTCACGCCGGTTCTCGATATCACTCCTGCATTCGCTCACGGAGAGCGATCACAGGAACCATTCCTGCGGATGCGTACCGTGAATTGGTACGACACTGAATGGGTTGGAAAGTCGACCAAGGTTAATGATGTGACAGAGCTGAGGGGGAAGTTTCATTTGTCCGAGGATTGGCCTCGTGCGGTTGTAAAACCAACCCGGACGTTCCTCAACATCGGTTCTCCCAGTTCCGTCTTTGTGCGTCTCAGCTCAAAGATCAATGGGACGCCAATGTTTGTTGCGGGTCCCATGGAAATTGGCCGAGATTACGAGTATGTGGTCGTCTTGAAGGCTCGACTCCCCGGCCATCATCATATCCATCCGATGTTTGCCGTTAAGGATGCCGGTCCGATCGCAGGGCCAGGTGGATGGATGGACATCACGGGTCGATATGAGGATTTCACCAATCCGATCAAGACCCTTACCGGAGAAACGTTCGACTCAGAAACGATGGGTACTGCCACCGGTATCATGTGGCACCTGTTCTGGGCGGCTGTGGCCATCTTCTGGGTCGGCTTCTTCATGATCCGGCCGATGTACCTGGTCCGTGCACGGGTGCTGGCAGCGTATGGGGATGAGATTCTGCTTGACCCCATCGATCGGAAGGTCGGAGCTGCGGTGTTGATCTTCGTGTTGGTCGTTGTGGTCGTCGGATACTTGGCGGCAGATTCACGCCATCCTGTCAGCGTACCGCTTCAGGCCGGTGAGACCAAGGTCAAGCCGATGCCGATCAAGCCGAACCCGTTCGTGGTGGAAGTCACTCATGCTGAATACGACGTCCCAGGCCGGGCCTTGCGCATGACTCTTCATGCGACCAATAACGGCACCGAACCTGTGACCATCGGTGAATTCACGACCGCTGGCATCCGGTTTACCAACAAGATGGGGGCAGCCAAACTTGATCCAAACTATCCGGCTGAGCTAGTTGCATCGGCCGGCTTGACGATGGACAATGAAGCCCCGATCCTGCCTGGTCAGACGGTCGACATCAAGATTGAGTCCAAGGACGTTCTGTGGGAAGTGCAGCGGTTGGTGGACATCCTCCACGATCCGGATCAGCGCTTCGCAGGATTGTTGATGTCCTGGACTGAGAAGGGTGATCGACTCATCAATCCGATCTGGGCTCCGGTTCTCCCTGTCTTTACACGACTGGGAGCCTAG
- a CDS encoding methane monooxygenase/ammonia monooxygenase subunit A, with the protein MFRTDEIIKASKLPPEGVAMSRHIDYIYFIPILFVTIVGTFHMHFDLLAGDWDFWIDWKDRQWWPIVTPVTAITFCAALQYYNWVNYRQPFGATITILALLAGKWVTIVAAWWWWSNYPYNFVMPSTLLPSALVLDIVLLLTRNWTLTAVIGAWLFAALFYPTNWAIFAYSHTPLVIDGTLLSWADYMGFAYVRTGTPEYIRMIEVGSLRTFGGHSTMISSFFAAFASSLMYILWWQFGKFFCTSYFYLTDDRQRTTKVYDVFAYATLANQDKAKVGGKA; encoded by the coding sequence ATGTTTAGAACCGATGAGATTATTAAGGCCTCGAAGTTGCCGCCGGAAGGCGTGGCGATGTCCAGGCACATCGACTACATTTATTTCATTCCGATCTTGTTTGTGACCATCGTGGGCACGTTCCACATGCACTTCGACCTGCTGGCGGGGGACTGGGATTTCTGGATTGATTGGAAGGATCGGCAGTGGTGGCCGATCGTGACGCCCGTCACCGCGATTACCTTTTGTGCGGCCCTGCAATATTACAATTGGGTGAACTATCGGCAGCCCTTTGGGGCGACGATCACGATTCTGGCGCTGCTGGCCGGGAAGTGGGTGACGATCGTGGCCGCCTGGTGGTGGTGGTCGAACTATCCGTATAACTTCGTGATGCCGTCCACCCTGCTGCCGAGCGCGCTGGTGCTGGACATCGTCTTGTTGTTGACCCGGAACTGGACGTTGACGGCGGTGATCGGGGCGTGGCTGTTTGCCGCGTTGTTCTATCCGACCAACTGGGCCATCTTCGCCTATAGCCATACGCCGCTCGTCATCGACGGCACCTTGCTGTCGTGGGCGGACTACATGGGCTTTGCGTATGTCCGGACCGGGACGCCGGAGTACATTCGGATGATCGAAGTGGGCTCGCTGCGGACGTTCGGCGGGCACAGCACGATGATCTCCTCGTTCTTCGCGGCCTTCGCGTCGTCGTTGATGTACATCCTGTGGTGGCAGTTCGGGAAGTTCTTCTGCACGTCCTACTTCTACCTGACGGATGACCGGCAGCGGACGACCAAAGTGTACGATGTGTTCGCGTACGCCACGTTGGCGAACCAGGACAAGGCCAAAGTCGGAGGGAAAGCATGA
- a CDS encoding methane monooxygenase/ammonia monooxygenase subunit C, translating to MAADSSGRGYDISQWYDSKPVKLGWLAILGIGVFWVLYQRAFGYSHGLDSMTPEFDSVWMGLWRFNILANAVFFAVTIGWIWVTRDRNLANLDHKLELKRYFYWMGWLVCYIWGVYYAGSYTLEQDAAWHQVIIRDTSFTASHIVAFYGTFPLYITCGVASYLYAQTRLPLYAQATSFPLVAAVVGPMFILPNVGLNEWGHAFWFVDELFSAPLHWGFVTLGWCGLFGAAGGVAAQIVSRMSNLADVIWNNAPKSILDPFPSQVGPGHKTVY from the coding sequence ATGGCAGCTGACAGTTCGGGGCGAGGGTATGACATATCGCAGTGGTATGACTCGAAGCCGGTGAAGTTGGGCTGGCTGGCGATCCTGGGGATCGGCGTGTTTTGGGTGCTGTATCAACGGGCCTTCGGGTACTCGCACGGGTTAGACTCCATGACCCCCGAGTTCGATTCGGTGTGGATGGGGCTGTGGCGCTTTAACATTTTAGCGAACGCCGTGTTCTTTGCCGTGACGATCGGGTGGATCTGGGTGACGCGGGACCGGAACCTGGCGAACCTGGACCACAAGCTGGAGCTGAAGCGGTACTTTTACTGGATGGGGTGGCTGGTGTGCTACATCTGGGGCGTGTACTACGCGGGCAGCTATACGCTGGAGCAAGATGCGGCGTGGCACCAAGTGATCATCCGGGACACGAGCTTCACGGCGAGCCACATTGTGGCGTTCTACGGGACGTTCCCGTTGTACATCACGTGCGGGGTGGCGAGCTACCTGTATGCGCAGACGCGGTTACCGTTGTACGCGCAGGCGACGTCGTTCCCGCTGGTGGCGGCGGTGGTGGGGCCGATGTTCATCCTGCCGAACGTGGGGTTGAACGAGTGGGGGCATGCGTTCTGGTTCGTCGATGAATTGTTCTCGGCCCCGTTGCACTGGGGCTTTGTGACGTTGGGGTGGTGCGGGTTGTTCGGGGCAGCGGGCGGGGTGGCGGCGCAGATCGTGAGCCGGATGTCGAATCTGGCGGACGTGATCTGGAACAACGCGCCGAAGAGCATCCTGGATCCGTTCCCCAGCCAGGTGGGCCCCGGGCACAAGACCGTGTACTAA
- a CDS encoding CopD family protein, which yields MIEAAGALFRFLQLASNMILIGGCVFLAIAEQTFAGFGHPWPTRLKKTFPWLALAILIGLFGLLATTTAQATGVPENAWNPQAWSDFLQKTRIGLIWVLRATSALAVLAIVLYVRNASAARWRYVLCASAAALTLALGSLASHSAAEEQALLATLSYAVHLIVASAWFGGLPGVILVASSSANAATGSTEERTRAGDVLNRFSAMALPTMIAVVASGVVVANRMIDTNYAGLVATTYGWLLITKVTLLAVILSIASRAKSVWVPSLKGDPETAVAAGQKLRTGVKVEFLLAILLVIVATLLANAVPAKHDVIDNWPYPFRFSIDATWGDWLVRTLVGVGIMFLMLAASTIILGRRKSWKTSWRIAVPTVLGIVGLAATFYPIAVQSYPETYRKTPVPFDAISIANGVDLFTGNCIPCHGPQAKGNGVLAKTLPKQPVDLLTEPHTAMHTAGDFFHWLTYGRFNGIMPPFGEKFSEEERWDVLNFLHANSRGYQSRIIGPRILPEQPFMATPNFSYAGHDGSSGTLKDFRGKHTVLLVLFSWPESRGRLDQLRTAAATITGKNTAILAVPITDLPPDELAAIVHDMPFPVVTQGAREIARSYALFRRTLSIPDLFGEGTRPKHMEFLFDRYGYLRARWIPDGDGSGWTDIAFLAQQITQLNQEREILPPPGDHVH from the coding sequence ATGATCGAGGCTGCTGGTGCGCTGTTCCGCTTTCTGCAACTAGCGTCCAACATGATATTGATCGGTGGTTGCGTCTTCTTAGCAATCGCCGAGCAGACATTCGCCGGCTTCGGACATCCGTGGCCGACCCGCCTGAAAAAGACTTTTCCCTGGCTGGCCCTCGCGATTCTGATTGGGTTATTCGGTCTTTTGGCGACCACCACCGCGCAAGCGACCGGAGTCCCTGAAAATGCCTGGAATCCGCAAGCTTGGTCGGATTTCTTGCAAAAGACCAGAATCGGCCTTATTTGGGTCCTGCGCGCGACCAGCGCGCTCGCGGTTCTTGCGATTGTCCTGTACGTTCGGAATGCGTCCGCGGCGCGATGGCGCTACGTTCTGTGTGCGTCTGCCGCTGCGCTGACCTTGGCCCTCGGCTCACTCGCCAGCCATTCGGCAGCCGAAGAACAAGCGCTGCTCGCTACGTTGTCCTATGCCGTGCATCTTATCGTAGCCAGCGCCTGGTTCGGCGGCCTCCCGGGAGTCATCCTGGTCGCCTCTTCATCCGCCAACGCCGCGACAGGCTCGACCGAAGAAAGAACGCGCGCCGGCGACGTGTTGAACCGGTTTTCAGCGATGGCTCTCCCCACGATGATCGCCGTCGTCGCGTCAGGCGTCGTCGTGGCCAATCGTATGATTGACACCAATTATGCCGGACTGGTTGCAACCACCTATGGCTGGCTCCTCATCACAAAGGTGACGTTACTTGCCGTCATTCTTTCCATCGCCTCGCGAGCAAAGTCTGTTTGGGTACCATCACTCAAGGGCGACCCTGAAACAGCCGTAGCGGCCGGACAAAAGCTCAGGACAGGGGTCAAAGTCGAGTTTCTCCTCGCCATCCTCCTGGTGATTGTTGCGACCTTACTGGCCAATGCTGTCCCCGCCAAGCATGACGTCATTGATAACTGGCCCTATCCATTCCGTTTCTCTATCGACGCCACGTGGGGCGACTGGCTTGTACGAACTCTCGTCGGGGTTGGAATCATGTTCCTCATGCTAGCCGCCTCGACGATCATTCTCGGTCGTCGGAAAAGCTGGAAAACCTCGTGGCGGATCGCGGTGCCCACAGTCCTTGGAATCGTCGGACTCGCCGCAACCTTCTATCCCATCGCCGTGCAATCGTACCCGGAAACCTATCGGAAAACCCCGGTACCGTTCGATGCCATTTCCATCGCAAACGGTGTCGATCTTTTTACCGGGAATTGCATTCCTTGTCATGGACCCCAAGCAAAAGGGAACGGTGTGCTGGCCAAAACGTTACCGAAACAACCGGTAGACCTTCTCACGGAACCTCATACCGCCATGCACACGGCGGGTGATTTTTTTCATTGGCTGACCTACGGTCGATTCAACGGGATCATGCCGCCCTTCGGCGAAAAATTCTCCGAGGAGGAGCGTTGGGATGTCCTGAACTTTCTCCATGCCAATTCCCGAGGGTATCAATCGAGAATCATTGGCCCCCGGATTCTCCCTGAGCAACCATTCATGGCCACGCCCAACTTCTCGTACGCGGGGCACGACGGTTCGAGCGGTACCTTGAAAGATTTTCGCGGGAAACACACCGTGCTGCTCGTTCTCTTCTCTTGGCCGGAGTCGCGCGGGCGGCTTGACCAATTACGCACGGCTGCCGCCACGATCACCGGAAAGAATACGGCCATCTTGGCAGTGCCCATAACCGACCTCCCTCCGGATGAACTGGCCGCGATCGTTCACGATATGCCCTTTCCTGTCGTCACGCAGGGTGCACGAGAGATCGCCCGCAGCTATGCCCTCTTCCGTCGAACCCTCTCCATTCCTGACCTGTTCGGTGAAGGGACACGCCCGAAGCACATGGAATTTCTCTTTGACCGCTACGGGTATTTGCGGGCGCGATGGATCCCTGATGGCGACGGGTCGGGATGGACGGATATTGCTTTTCTGGCACAGCAGATCACCCAACTCAATCAAGAGCGAGAGATCTTGCCTCCTCCCGGCGATCACGTTCATTGA
- a CDS encoding copper resistance protein CopC — translation MIGSPRRRTFVRFILIVAFALGMPITSAFAHSMLVKAEPPRRAVLTKSPTQVRLWFNEKIEGDYASLVVLDAKKQPITDLKPTLAPDDQKSILLPLPELAPGKYSVKFRVLSVDGHVVESTFDFTVKGEAQRK, via the coding sequence ATGATCGGCTCACCACGCAGGCGCACGTTTGTGCGCTTCATTTTGATCGTGGCATTCGCCCTGGGAATGCCCATCACCTCGGCCTTCGCGCATTCTATGCTGGTCAAGGCGGAGCCTCCACGACGAGCCGTCCTCACCAAGTCGCCGACTCAAGTGCGATTGTGGTTCAATGAGAAAATTGAGGGAGATTACGCTTCGCTCGTGGTCCTTGATGCGAAGAAGCAGCCGATCACCGACTTGAAACCCACCCTCGCCCCGGATGACCAAAAATCGATTCTGCTGCCATTACCGGAGTTGGCGCCCGGCAAGTATTCCGTAAAGTTTCGTGTCCTCTCCGTCGATGGTCACGTGGTCGAATCTACCTTCGACTTTACCGTAAAGGGCGAAGCTCAAAGGAAATGA
- the bfr gene encoding bacterioferritin, which produces MKAKEGVVELLNQVLQAELTAVHQYLLHAAMCKNWGYERLHDHYSHLATEEVQHSAGLLDHILYLNGTPDVGRLDTIAQGRDVAALFRADLDFEREDVELLRKAIAHCAKVNDFTTRHQLEHMIEDSEEHVDWFETQLRTIEQVGLDRFLSEHIKK; this is translated from the coding sequence ATGAAAGCCAAAGAAGGCGTCGTTGAACTTCTCAATCAGGTATTACAAGCCGAATTAACGGCGGTGCACCAGTATCTGTTGCACGCCGCCATGTGCAAGAACTGGGGGTATGAACGGCTGCACGATCACTACAGCCATCTGGCAACCGAAGAAGTGCAACATTCTGCCGGCCTCCTAGACCATATCTTGTACCTAAACGGGACGCCGGATGTGGGACGGCTCGATACGATCGCACAGGGGCGGGATGTGGCGGCGCTGTTTCGAGCCGACCTGGACTTCGAACGTGAAGATGTTGAATTGCTCCGAAAGGCGATCGCACATTGCGCCAAGGTCAATGATTTCACAACACGTCATCAGCTGGAGCATATGATTGAGGATTCGGAAGAGCACGTTGACTGGTTCGAAACGCAACTGCGGACGATCGAGCAAGTCGGTCTCGATCGATTCCTTTCGGAGCACATCAAGAAGTAG
- a CDS encoding FAD:protein FMN transferase gives MRSCRTLGIRDISAGTGGKDDVAVKMPHLHAIFVSTLCFVIPMVASCVEMHPVSPPIVSKRIQMHMGTLVTVTAVASDKHVGDRAVQAAFDEIKRLEQLLSTWRSDSQLSQVNAQAGRRPVQVSPDTFQLVLRALDIAALTHGGFNIALGPAIEVWSVTEEQRIPAEKELQQLKPLVDWPSIQLNSEKQTIYLPRTGMRIDVGGIGKGYAADRAVEEMKRVGARGGVVAISGDIKTFGNLPDGGGFPVGIRHPREEGTLIAVIDLKDEAISTAGDYERYFERDGVRYHHILDPQTLQPARACRSVTVIAKEGLVADGLDTGIFVLGPEQGMALVEHLPDVEAIIIDGEGRITVSSGLQDRLRVP, from the coding sequence ATGAGGTCATGCCGTACCCTCGGTATTCGAGATATTTCCGCCGGCACTGGTGGTAAGGACGATGTCGCAGTGAAAATGCCTCACCTTCATGCCATTTTCGTCAGCACGCTCTGCTTCGTCATTCCTATGGTGGCTAGTTGTGTAGAAATGCACCCCGTTTCCCCGCCCATTGTCTCGAAACGGATCCAGATGCACATGGGCACGCTGGTTACAGTCACGGCTGTGGCTTCCGACAAACACGTGGGCGATCGGGCTGTACAGGCCGCGTTCGACGAAATCAAGCGGCTCGAGCAGCTACTGAGCACCTGGCGTTCTGACAGTCAACTTTCACAGGTGAATGCACAGGCCGGTCGTCGGCCTGTGCAAGTGAGCCCTGACACATTCCAATTGGTGCTCAGAGCTCTGGACATCGCAGCGCTCACACATGGTGGGTTCAATATTGCGCTTGGCCCTGCGATTGAAGTCTGGAGTGTGACCGAGGAGCAACGCATTCCCGCGGAGAAAGAGTTGCAACAACTGAAGCCGCTCGTCGATTGGCCAAGCATTCAACTTAATTCCGAGAAGCAGACCATTTATCTTCCGCGTACGGGGATGCGTATTGATGTCGGCGGGATTGGCAAGGGGTATGCGGCCGATCGGGCAGTGGAAGAGATGAAGCGGGTAGGGGCCAGGGGCGGCGTGGTTGCCATATCGGGAGATATCAAAACCTTCGGCAACTTGCCTGACGGAGGCGGGTTTCCGGTAGGGATCAGGCACCCACGTGAAGAAGGTACATTGATCGCGGTCATCGACTTAAAAGATGAGGCGATTTCAACGGCAGGTGATTACGAACGGTACTTCGAACGAGATGGAGTCCGCTACCATCACATCTTGGATCCACAAACACTCCAACCGGCACGCGCGTGCCGAAGCGTCACGGTCATTGCCAAGGAAGGCCTGGTGGCCGATGGATTGGATACGGGGATCTTTGTGTTGGGCCCTGAGCAAGGAATGGCCTTGGTGGAGCACTTGCCGGACGTTGAAGCTATCATTATCGATGGTGAAGGAAGGATCACCGTATCGTCAGGGCTTCAAGATCGGCTGCGTGTCCCATGA
- a CDS encoding NapC/NirT family cytochrome c: MGKIGTLAAGAILTVVFIVVVFGGEAAVSRTEFCISCHSEIYPYEELKKSSHWGALGMDPGCKDCHVPQGLSNFHKAIYTHVVDGVPFLIKEFTTDYSTVEKFNEHRPEAAYRARMKLKEWDSLTCRACHKNTKPPGASAKAAHAKMQSEGATCIDCHQNLVHKKVPENDLNASLAQGRPVLKEVKKKKDDDDEDE; this comes from the coding sequence ATGGGAAAGATCGGTACTCTTGCAGCAGGCGCAATTCTCACAGTTGTCTTCATCGTCGTGGTATTCGGCGGTGAGGCGGCTGTCTCTCGAACGGAATTCTGTATCAGCTGCCATTCTGAAATTTATCCCTATGAGGAGCTGAAGAAGTCTTCGCATTGGGGTGCGCTAGGGATGGATCCGGGCTGTAAGGATTGTCACGTGCCTCAGGGCCTGTCGAACTTCCACAAGGCTATTTATACGCACGTGGTAGATGGTGTGCCCTTTCTGATCAAGGAATTCACCACGGATTATTCAACCGTCGAAAAGTTCAATGAGCATCGTCCAGAGGCTGCTTACCGGGCTCGCATGAAGCTGAAGGAGTGGGACAGCTTGACGTGCCGAGCTTGCCACAAGAACACGAAACCACCAGGTGCTTCAGCCAAGGCTGCGCATGCCAAAATGCAGAGCGAAGGGGCTACGTGTATAGACTGTCATCAAAACCTGGTGCACAAGAAGGTACCAGAGAACGATCTGAACGCGAGCCTTGCCCAGGGACGCCCTGTGCTGAAGGAAGTCAAAAAGAAGAAGGATGACGACGACGAAGACGAATAA
- the bfr gene encoding bacterioferritin → MKAKEGVINILNKILTADLTAINQYFVHAKMCEHWGYERLQHKVRERSIDEMKDADELIGHILYLEGVPNMQRMNAVQVGETVPEQFKLDLKAEQEMLSLLNEGIVHCTKVTDFTTRHMLEDMAKDVDAHIDWIETQFDTIKQVGLENYLAEQIKKES, encoded by the coding sequence ATGAAAGCAAAAGAAGGGGTCATCAATATCCTCAACAAAATCCTGACGGCGGATTTGACCGCCATCAATCAGTATTTCGTCCATGCCAAGATGTGCGAGCACTGGGGGTATGAACGCCTCCAGCATAAAGTGCGCGAACGGAGCATCGATGAGATGAAGGATGCCGATGAACTCATCGGTCACATTCTGTACCTGGAAGGCGTGCCCAATATGCAGCGAATGAACGCCGTCCAGGTCGGGGAGACCGTTCCTGAACAGTTTAAATTGGACTTGAAGGCAGAGCAGGAGATGCTGAGCTTACTGAATGAAGGCATCGTGCATTGCACCAAGGTCACCGATTTCACGACGCGGCACATGCTCGAAGACATGGCGAAGGATGTTGACGCCCATATCGATTGGATCGAAACCCAATTTGATACCATCAAACAAGTCGGCCTGGAGAATTACCTCGCCGAACAAATCAAGAAAGAATCCTGA
- a CDS encoding HD domain-containing protein: MRVYTPDKVEPAVLSIQGMLRKIDHLYLPHTSRRDLESILVRQVSKELDLLLPWQAAHGQKTAAIALWIGEAAHLDAVTLHQLKLAALLHDVGLLMLPLHLQSEQESLDPESYVAIQNHPRLGATLLEPFSFLRDATIMIAHHHERWDGSGYPYGLRGEFIPLGARILAVADAFDAIDIPGVADRALRDHIALRILRVASATQFDPFVVSLLSELLGKMEATGLNETFYL, from the coding sequence ATGCGCGTGTACACGCCAGATAAAGTTGAGCCAGCCGTCCTGAGTATTCAAGGTATGCTCAGAAAGATCGATCATCTTTATCTGCCACATACATCCCGCCGGGATCTCGAAAGCATCCTCGTTCGGCAGGTAAGTAAGGAGCTCGATCTCCTGCTCCCTTGGCAAGCAGCACACGGGCAAAAGACAGCCGCCATTGCCCTTTGGATCGGGGAAGCAGCGCATCTCGATGCCGTGACTTTACATCAACTGAAACTGGCCGCCCTGCTTCACGATGTCGGCCTTCTCATGTTGCCGCTCCACTTACAATCCGAGCAAGAGTCACTCGATCCCGAATCCTACGTGGCGATTCAAAACCACCCACGGCTCGGTGCCACGTTACTGGAACCCTTTTCCTTCCTCCGTGATGCAACCATTATGATTGCACACCATCATGAGCGTTGGGATGGGTCCGGTTACCCGTATGGTCTGAGAGGAGAGTTTATTCCCTTGGGAGCGAGAATCCTGGCCGTTGCGGACGCATTCGATGCTATTGATATTCCCGGTGTCGCTGATCGAGCTCTCCGGGATCACATCGCGCTTCGAATCCTCCGGGTAGCCTCAGCAACGCAATTTGACCCTTTTGTCGTCAGTCTTTTGAGTGAACTCCTAGGAAAGATGGAGGCTACAGGTTTGAATGAAACTTTTTACCTCTAA
- a CDS encoding FMN-binding protein, which produces MSIGFVCLLIALSMMPTPSIGAERIWDSDLKRYLTDQEVNMAEVYLKEEDGIKLMLPNSERIRKDIIRLGSEKKSLIEERIGWKFPEESFEVYIGETGAQVDGYAVVQNTIGKHKPMTYMVGVDNKGLVSDIELLVFREARGSEVRQKRFNAQYEGKSVLDPVRINKDIINITGATMSVRSMSAGIKRVLVLIDEFYLKPAGIGSDTLAAKKDRGLLPSIFGN; this is translated from the coding sequence ATGAGTATTGGCTTCGTCTGCTTGCTCATCGCCTTGTCCATGATGCCGACTCCATCGATCGGTGCCGAACGTATTTGGGACAGCGATCTCAAGCGCTATTTGACCGACCAAGAAGTGAACATGGCCGAGGTCTACTTAAAGGAGGAGGACGGCATCAAACTCATGCTTCCGAACTCCGAGCGGATTCGAAAAGATATCATCAGGCTCGGCTCCGAGAAAAAGTCTCTTATCGAGGAACGGATCGGTTGGAAGTTTCCGGAAGAGTCTTTCGAGGTTTACATCGGGGAAACCGGAGCTCAGGTCGACGGCTATGCGGTCGTTCAAAATACCATCGGCAAACATAAACCGATGACGTATATGGTCGGTGTCGACAACAAAGGGTTGGTATCCGACATTGAGCTCCTTGTGTTTCGGGAAGCACGCGGGAGCGAAGTTCGCCAGAAGCGATTCAACGCCCAGTATGAGGGTAAATCCGTCCTTGATCCGGTTCGGATCAACAAGGACATCATCAATATCACCGGCGCCACGATGTCCGTGCGTTCAATGAGTGCGGGCATTAAACGCGTGCTCGTGTTGATCGATGAGTTCTACTTGAAACCGGCCGGGATCGGCAGCGACACACTGGCCGCCAAAAAAGACAGGGGATTGTTGCCGTCTATATTTGGGAACTAG
- a CDS encoding MOSC domain-containing protein, translating to MQVGLPRTVGNGDSPNPLDQVWTTGFFKEPTSGFVWLGRTNLAGDGQADLENHGGPEKAVNAYPIEHYVYWTEALVLPGLPLGAFGENFTTEGLLEDTVCIGDVFEIGESLVQISQPRQPCWELARRWRVKDLAVQVQETGRTGWYFRVLREGRVQAGSTLILIERPCPRWTVAAANRVMHDDIDDVDLARDLADCTYLSPR from the coding sequence GTGCAAGTTGGACTACCGAGGACTGTGGGAAACGGCGACTCGCCGAATCCTCTGGATCAAGTCTGGACCACAGGGTTTTTTAAGGAGCCGACATCCGGCTTTGTGTGGCTTGGACGGACTAATCTCGCCGGTGACGGACAGGCGGACCTTGAGAACCACGGTGGACCAGAAAAGGCCGTCAATGCCTACCCTATCGAGCACTACGTCTATTGGACTGAAGCCTTAGTCTTACCTGGCCTACCGCTTGGAGCCTTTGGTGAAAACTTTACAACCGAGGGTCTGTTGGAGGACACCGTCTGTATCGGGGATGTGTTTGAGATCGGCGAATCACTCGTCCAAATATCTCAACCAAGACAACCATGCTGGGAATTGGCTCGCCGCTGGCGGGTTAAGGATTTAGCTGTTCAGGTCCAAGAAACGGGTCGGACAGGGTGGTATTTTCGGGTACTCAGGGAAGGCCGAGTTCAAGCGGGAAGCACATTGATTCTGATCGAACGCCCATGCCCACGATGGACGGTGGCCGCTGCTAATAGGGTGATGCACGACGATATAGACGATGTGGATCTTGCCAGAGATCTTGCTGACTGCACCTATCTCTCTCCAAGGTAG